The genomic segment tggatatatatataactaagtAAACTCATCTGgccaagcatacacacacttccCTCATGCACAGGGCACAAGTTTACACAACCAACACACAGTCATGCAGCAGGTTGGGATTAACTTGGATATAGAGAATATAAAACAACTAGTCAAGAGGTTCAGAGAAGGAGGACGCTGGCGATGACCACTGCTTGGTTCATTCATAGATTACTTTACACCAGAGCTCCTCGGAGTTGGTGAAGCAGTGTGAGGAACACGTCAATggatttgacacacacacacacacacacacacacacacacacacacacacacacacacacacacacacacacacacacacacacacacacacacacacacacacacacacacacaaaatgttacCATTGTTTCCAGCCTAATACTCTAAATGAGGTCTGGAAATTGGATCTGCCTCATGAATTTGCTGTGGCGTTTTAGACATCATCACCAAagccatgacatcatcaggTGAGCTCCTGCCATGGCCTCATATGCAGCTGCCACTGGTGTGTAAGAAGACGTCCGGCCATGCAGAAAATATGTTCCTTCATTGATCTGTGCTATGTTTTTAGAAGAGGGTGCGAAGCCGTTGTTCTCTCCTGGGTAAAGGAGGCTGGTGTGGAGCGTGACAGCAGGACTCACCTGAACGGTGGGCGGGGCATAACTCATCCTCCTGCTTATAGACACTGGTGACCAATGGCAACAATGACCATCATCAAACCAAGTTTGTGAAACATGATGGAAGATTGGAATCCTTGCAATCCAATGTTGCCATGTTTGTTACGTGAACAGCGTTTCACTTTGTTGACCTTTTGCCAGCATTGCTTTCAAACAAAGCTGCTCTTTGACCACCAGAGAGGAGCCTTAAGCTACACGCGTGTATCGACAGGAACCAGGGCAGAAGGCTTCAGCACCTGACAGACAACAGCATGTCACTACCATGACACGCTGGAGACCCTCTTCCATCAACGGCCGCTAGTAAACTCTTAAAGATCATCGTCTGACGTTCCCCTGAAAtaggattcattcattcagacgGCGCTCCCGGTCTGAGCTGCGGTTCACGAGTGTTCAGGATCCCTGGTGATGACTAAACCACCTGGAGGTGCAGCGGCCAGGACCGCCTGGTCGGCCCGAGGCCAGCGGGGCTACGGCTGCACACTGTATTGATCCCAACACGCCCGTCTCAAAGACACAGGAGCAGGAAGCACGCCGACTCCCTGTTAGGGAGGCTCTCTGAAGGACGGCTGGAGAGTAAGGCTGCATCCAGGACACAGAATGAAGATGCCCGTGTTTTAAATGAGGGTCAAAGCGCTGAAAGAGCCATTTAGTAGTTACAGAAAAGCAAGAACAACACTAGATTGCAGCTTTATATAACTGAGTGCATTCACCgtcaaattgtgttttttttggaatGTTTCCCAGATGATGCTCAATAAGCAGAGCCTGGGTTCAGAGCAGAGAGCCTGGGTTCAGAGCAGAGAGCCTGGGTTCAGAGCAGAGAGCCTGGGTTCAGAGCAGAGAGCCTGGGTTCAGAGCAGAGAGCCTGGGTTCAGAGCAGAGAGCCTGGGTTCAGAGCAGAGAGCCTGGGTTCAGATTaaggctgaacgatttggggaaataatctaattgtgattattttgaccaatattgcgattgtgatttaatgtgcgattttttatgatttattaaattccttatgttgtgtattattcactaataaataaataaatcattctttactatgaccaacacaacattggaagcagtcaacataaaaactgctctttcctttaggccaggacgatgtgttgagattaattaatattataaacttctttatttaactattgaattgtaaaataaaaatacaaatacatgataataattattattattattacttttaatcgcagcctttgcgatttgcatatCATGTTCTATTACATCGCGATTTCGATATGAATTTGATTAATCATTCAGCCCTAGTTCAGAGCAGAGAGCCTAGGTTCAGATCAGAGAGCCTAGGTTCAGATCAGAGAGCCTAGGTTCAGATCAGAGAGCCTGGGTTCAGATCAGAGAGCCTAGGTTCAGATCAGAGAGCCTGGGTTCAGATCAGAGAGCCTAGGTTCAGATCAGAGAGCCTGGGTCCAGATCAGAGAGCCTGGGTTCAGATCAGAGAGCCTGGGTTCAGATCAGAGAGCCTGGGTTCAGATCAGAGAGCCGGGGTTCAGATCAGAGAGCCTGGGTTCAGATCAGAGAGCCTGGGTCCAGATCAGAGAGCCTGGGTTCAGATCAGAGAGCCTAGGTTCAGATCAGAGAGCCTGGGTCCAGATCAGAGAGCCTGGGTTCAGATCAGAGAGCCGGGGTTCAGAGCAGGTGAACTGAGGAACCCGAGGTCCAAAAAGTAAACGGCCCGCCAGCCTATTGTTTTAGCCGATCAGTAAATCAGTAGATTTATCATCAGCAcccctggaggaggaagaggagagggaggaaggtcTTTGACTCGAACCTGGAGGTCTCCTTGCTGGAGCCTGCCGCGAAGCGGGGCTGCGGCCTCCATGTtgatccccctcccccccccctccactgagggGACCCCCCCTAGCTGCGTCACGTTTACCTGAATACACAACTAGTGGGAACGCATCCGAATGAGAACGAAAATAAAACTCCTCTTatatactcttttttttttctacacctTCTCCTGTCGACAAATGAACACATATTGAAGGTAGATCCTTGATGCCTGAGTATGAGCGTCATGTTAGTGCTTCTGGTtgtgagggaaggaggagacCACGAGAGAAGGCGTCTCCGTCGCCCAGGGTCAAAAACACCGCCTGCGGACGTCTTCGGGTCCTTCCACAGAACCCTGGCCCAATGTGTTCCTCCGGTCCCATGTCTGACGTGTTCTGCTACTTAGAGGTCCACCGTCAGACCAGGTCCCGCCCCCCAGGGCCGCCCCCCAGGGTCCGCGGCCCCTCAGGTGAGTTTGACCAGCGTGACGGGGTTGAGCAGGGTGGTCTGGCCCCCCAGCTGCGGGTGGGGGGCCAGCACGGCGGTCTGGCCCCCGTTCACGTGCAGGCCGTTGGGCGTGGCGTGGGCGGGGGCCAGcgcgtggtggtgggggtggtggtgggtgaagGTGTGCGCGATGTGCTGGGACACCGTCAGGGCCTGGGGGTAGAGCGCGGGGCCCAGGTGCGTCACCGTGACGCgctgcgccgccgccgccgccgccggctggggcgcggcggcggcggggccggGCGAGGGGGCGATGGGGGTCAGGTGTTTGTGGTGGACGGCCTGGATGACGGACGGGTGGGACACGGCGGCGTGGGCGATGACCGACGGCTGGGCCTGAGCGGCCGAGGGCTGCGGGGGGTGGGGCGCGATggcctgagggggcggggcctgggacTGCACGGGGACTCCTCCCATTTGGGGCGTGGTCAGCactccagagagagggaggggtgcgGGCTGGAGTGTGAGAAGGGCGTGGGCCTGTAAGATGGGCGGGGGGGCTATGGGGGGGGGCTCGCTGGGCAGGGGTGCAGGCATGTCCTCGTCCTCAAAGTCCTGGTCCAAgtcctcttctccttctggggagagagagacccggtCATTACATCACACCAGCTTACTGTCATATCATGGTGCGGTGTCGTCTATGGCTTTCATGATTTACTTTTGTCGGCCATCTTGCCGGGACTTCCTTTCAAACGAGACGTCTTGTCTAAATGAGACTTCGTATGATCAAATGGAAGACGAAGACAAATGTGGTCAAAATTTGTCATCAAAACCATCGTTCAACCACAGCTGGTTAGCTGCACAGGAAGACATCCCCCTAAACAACAGTCCTCCTATACAGAGCCAGTTCTACAATATGTATTATACACGTTAAACAGCACATTCCCCTCGCTACAGCCGACCGATGGGTAGGACATGTCTTACAAATGACTCCCATCATCGCTCTGAACTCATCCGACCTAGCCCTGGTCCGAGTCCTcacagagagggaggtgagGCAGGCTGAGGTGAGGCAGTGGAGGTCctacctgagggggggggggggggggggggggaggttctaCGTGGGGGGGGAGGTCCTACCTGATGCGGTGGAGGTGGACACCTGGTCGTCCTCGGGCTGGACCGTCTGCCTCAGGACCCGCTCCATCTCCGTGGCGTCCATGGATGGGCCGAGCTCCTTCTTCAGCTGGGCCAGCCGCTGCTGCGAGGCGATCTTCTCCCGGGTCAGCCGCTCCACCTCGTGCTCGTACTCCTTGTCCTTGCGCTTCAGCGTCtgcagagcgggggggggggggggggaggttcagCATGACCCAAAGTACCGGAGGATTCAAAGGGCTTCCAGGTATTCCAGTCTCTTCCGTTCCCTCACTTATACAGATATGGTGGATCCAACTCACGTGAATTAAGTAAAGGTCATCATTAGCGCTGGGGTCGGCAGTCTGGAGAACTTTGAAGGAGCTTTTAAAAAGGATCCAACTAACTaaatcccacccctcccttctGGTTTCCCTTTGAGCCACTCCCCCAGGACAGGAGACTAGCTCCTGACTGAGTGTTtgtggaggagtgtgtgtgcaggagtgtATGCAGAAATGTGCGTGCACACGGTTGTTTTCTAAGAACACATTTTTTATAGCTATGAGCTATGCCGGAGTGGATCACATGACCACTTCCTGGAACCGCGCACATGTTGAGggaactgtgcgttcacaccaaaagctgtaaagcgttttgagcgataaacgcccattcactttctattcGACATGAGAGATAAAGCGATAGGAGCAATAAAACGCTTCAGCGATAGCTTTTAGGCTGTAAAGCTGTATATGAGAGTTGAAAACAGCTCAACTCTCTGCACATGAGCTAGTAGCGTTTTGGCTGTAAATGaccgccagccaatcggaatgtagatgtcTCTCGCCGGCGCTGGTCCCAGTAAACATACGCGAGAACTTTAG from the Gadus macrocephalus chromosome 7, ASM3116895v1 genome contains:
- the LOC132460842 gene encoding max-binding protein MNT-like, whose product is MSIDTLLEAARYLEWEAQQHAAPEEDQLEQRELFAREAELRRSEVTVSAQTGGVHPRPVAWGNEPLHLQTHHVPVVAPPPPPPPSLRAPLVPPVLLPVLTPAPSPLRPAVAAAASIAVATPMLNGSSPSHHLQLQQLPLPPPLASASPRPLLSSPTIKLEPAPQQNGAVPPQLPQLQSPYQAAFSPPSGAASPLMPPHSPESRTNGLLDDMRGADGKRRPGGAGTREVHNKLEKNRRAHLKECFETLKKNVPNVDEKKTSNLSVLRGALRYIQTLKRKDKEYEHEVERLTREKIASQQRLAQLKKELGPSMDATEMERVLRQTVQPEDDQVSTSTASEGEEDLDQDFEDEDMPAPLPSEPPPIAPPPILQAHALLTLQPAPLPLSGVLTTPQMGGVPVQSQAPPPQAIAPHPPQPSAAQAQPSVIAHAAVSHPSVIQAVHHKHLTPIAPSPGPAAAAPQPAAAAAAQRVTVTHLGPALYPQALTVSQHIAHTFTHHHPHHHALAPAHATPNGLHVNGGQTAVLAPHPQLGGQTTLLNPVTLVKLT